The sequence CCCAGCCGGAGTAAAACGCGAGATGCGTGATCGTCTCTGAGATCTCGCTGGGTTTGACGCCGTTGTCGAGGGCGAGATTGAGGTAGTACGGCATCTGCACGGTCTGATTCCGCGCGATCAGCGCTGCCAGGGTCACGATGCTGCGGTCGCGTG is a genomic window of Terriglobia bacterium containing:
- a CDS encoding carboxymuconolactone decarboxylase family protein, encoding MQQSNTARTTSMIDDIHAVSPALERYTKDRLFGDLWKRPDLSPRDRSIVTLAALIARNQTVQMPYYLNLALDNGVKPSEISETITHLAFYSGW